GGGCGCTGCCTCCGGACCAGACGTCGTCGAAGTTGCGGGTTCGATTTCCGCCGCCTCCAGCTTCCCCGCGGACACCTGCTTCTCCGAGGCCCGGACCACACTGGCTCACTCCTCCACCCCCAGCGCCGGAGAGGCTCACACCGAGGCGACCAGGTTCATCGCGCACCGTCCGGCGCTCAGGCCGGTCGTCGCACTGCCTTGTGGGCGACCGCCTCCGGGTGGGGCCATCTCTTTTGACACGCCGCCAGCGAATGGGTAAACTGGGATTGCAACCCCCCCTATGGGGGGAGGGAGGCGGGCATGCCGAGGACTGTCACAGGAATCGATCCCAAGAGCAAGGAGAAGATCCTGGGGCGGCTGCGCAGCATCGAAGGACACATGGGCGCGGTGATCCGGATGGTCGAAGCAGATCGGTATTGTATGGATGTGCTCAAACAGACCCGGGCGATCCAGAGCGCCATCAGCCGGGCCAACGCGCTCCTGCTCGAGCGCCACCTCAACCACTGCGTCAGCTCGGCCATCCGCTCAGACGATGCCGGGGAGCGCGAGCGTGTGATCTCCGAACTGCTCGAGATCTTCGAGAATGGCCGGCCGAGCTAGATAACATGGCACCTGTAACGCAACAGCTCGGCATCAAGGGTATGACCTGCGCGTCCTGCGTCCGGCGGGTCGAGAAGGCCTTGTCCAAGGTGGCGGGCGTGCGGGAGGCCAGCGTGAACCTGGCCACCG
This genomic stretch from bacterium harbors:
- a CDS encoding metal-sensitive transcriptional regulator encodes the protein MPRTVTGIDPKSKEKILGRLRSIEGHMGAVIRMVEADRYCMDVLKQTRAIQSAISRANALLLERHLNHCVSSAIRSDDAGERERVISELLEIFENGRPS